A portion of the Adhaeribacter radiodurans genome contains these proteins:
- a CDS encoding START domain-containing protein produces MTFLVLISVWVFSLISYPDQEKWELRRNENGIAIYSRKLSDASFKQIKVECELPGTTSQLVQVLRDVPHHPDWVYATSKATLIKKKTENNFIYLTETDMPWPVTDRDLVVETIIYPIVKGNLHIEVKSLPDYVPINKNFIRIPYSEATWDIFPLPDNKLKITYTFSINPGGSIPSWLVNASVVTGPYNTFMKLREILSKNQ; encoded by the coding sequence ATGACGTTTTTAGTACTTATTTCTGTTTGGGTTTTTAGCTTGATAAGTTACCCGGATCAGGAAAAATGGGAATTGCGCCGAAACGAAAATGGCATTGCTATTTACTCCCGGAAGTTGTCGGATGCCTCGTTTAAACAAATTAAAGTAGAATGTGAACTGCCGGGTACCACCAGCCAATTAGTGCAAGTACTAAGAGATGTGCCGCATCATCCGGACTGGGTATATGCCACGTCTAAAGCTACTTTAATAAAGAAGAAAACCGAAAATAATTTTATCTACCTTACCGAGACAGATATGCCCTGGCCGGTAACTGATCGGGATTTAGTAGTCGAAACTATTATTTATCCGATTGTGAAGGGTAATTTGCACATTGAGGTAAAAAGTCTCCCGGATTACGTACCTATAAACAAAAATTTTATCCGGATTCCGTATTCCGAAGCAACGTGGGATATTTTTCCATTGCCCGATAACAAACTAAAAATCACCTATACTTTTAGTATTAATCCGGGCGGCTCCATTCCTTCCTGGCTTGTGAATGCTTCCGTAGTTACCGGGCCTTATAATACCTTTATGAAGCTGCGCGAAATATTAAGTAAAAACCAGTAA
- a CDS encoding T9SS type A sorting domain-containing protein, which translates to MKFHLVSIIFLLWRTISFGQTAWQPTTPFPKTDGMATNSFAVSPKTGAIFVSVEEEGLQRSTDQGRSWAKILSEPVYTVKVRADGSIFAGGIGQVHISSDEGQTWITKSFASIYPVAAMVFNQQGHIFIGTSNMPESGTNGQSGDGIFTSTDNGQSWHSLNSGFGSSLNVAYLVIDSQDQLYAGINENEAGQAGGLFTKSLNETTWTRIAVSIAELQDIRVSYVHMLGTDRHQHLYATVEGSYGSIGVLRTIKSIDSGATWQILALRESPNGPYYDTIYLQSFFLSKNGLLWTSIPTRQGILYTDDNGTNWVPHTTGINATYNIVDFAETSQGVMLALKRFDTNLVYTMNYPLNIEDPVSENKPNLQCYPNPFTENLTVKYSLAKPASVQVRIFDLVGKEVFSQVKTGAAGTHTLPWQPSQNAAGLYVVHVQTGAQNQIQKVIYLK; encoded by the coding sequence ATGAAATTTCACCTCGTTTCTATTATTTTCCTTCTATGGAGAACCATTAGCTTTGGGCAAACGGCCTGGCAACCCACTACCCCATTTCCGAAAACCGATGGTATGGCTACCAACTCTTTTGCCGTTTCGCCTAAAACTGGGGCCATATTTGTGAGTGTAGAGGAAGAAGGCTTACAGCGCAGTACCGACCAGGGCCGCAGTTGGGCCAAGATCTTAAGTGAGCCCGTTTATACCGTTAAAGTGCGCGCCGATGGCAGTATTTTCGCCGGCGGAATTGGCCAAGTGCACATCTCTTCCGACGAAGGTCAGACCTGGATTACGAAAAGCTTTGCCAGCATTTATCCGGTAGCAGCAATGGTGTTTAACCAGCAAGGGCACATTTTTATTGGTACCTCTAACATGCCCGAAAGCGGCACCAACGGCCAATCCGGCGACGGCATTTTTACTTCCACGGATAATGGCCAAAGCTGGCATTCTTTAAATAGCGGCTTTGGTAGTTCCTTAAATGTAGCCTACCTCGTTATTGATTCTCAGGACCAATTATACGCAGGAATTAACGAAAACGAAGCCGGCCAGGCAGGCGGATTATTTACTAAAAGCCTTAACGAAACCACCTGGACCAGAATTGCCGTTAGTATAGCCGAACTGCAAGACATACGGGTTAGCTACGTGCACATGCTTGGCACTGACCGGCACCAGCATTTGTATGCCACCGTAGAGGGTTCTTACGGTAGTATTGGGGTACTACGAACAATTAAATCAATAGACAGTGGCGCTACCTGGCAAATTTTGGCCTTACGTGAATCGCCCAATGGACCTTACTATGATACTATTTACCTGCAAAGTTTCTTTTTAAGTAAAAACGGACTTTTATGGACCAGTATTCCCACACGTCAGGGAATTTTGTATACCGATGATAATGGTACTAACTGGGTACCACACACCACCGGTATAAACGCCACCTACAATATTGTAGACTTTGCCGAAACTTCTCAGGGCGTAATGCTGGCTTTAAAACGCTTTGATACCAACCTGGTTTATACCATGAATTATCCGCTGAACATTGAAGATCCGGTTTCCGAAAACAAACCTAATTTACAATGTTATCCGAACCCGTTTACCGAAAACTTAACCGTAAAATACAGTTTAGCTAAACCAGCTTCCGTTCAGGTAAGGATTTTTGATTTGGTAGGCAAGGAAGTTTTTTCACAGGTAAAAACAGGGGCTGCGGGCACGCACACTTTGCCCTGGCAACCATCTCAAAATGCAGCGGGCTTGTATGTAGTACACGTTCAAACGGGTGCCCAAAACCAAATACAAAAAGTAATTTATTTGAAATAA
- a CDS encoding carboxylesterase/lipase family protein encodes MHYVNKLVCAGLLAVSFLSVGVAQTKTKASGSSALHQVKTANGLLEGTAEKSGIQSFKGVPFAAPPVGEFRWREPQPVKNWSGVRPAKQFGPRAMQLALFGDMNFRSNGMNEDCLYLNVWTPAKTGKEKLPVLVYYYGGGFVAGDGSEPRYDGESMAQQGIVAVTVNYRLGVFGFMSHPELTKESPNKASGNYGLLDQSAALKWVKQNIAAFGGDPTKVTIAGESAGSYSVSAQMASPLSKNLIAGAIGESGSLLSLQPTATLAKGEEAGVSFATNVGANSLAALRALPAEQILEATGKPGTPRFPVVVDGYFFPKSPKEIFTAGEQAKVPLLAGWNSEESGYKGILGQEAPTPENYKKAIEKLYNEQAAEVLKAYPATTEEEVLDAATNLASDRFIGFGTWKWIDVHSQTSGKPVYRYLYSRPRPEMTPEMGNAVAGLAGGVIKNPDAAQKAPPARGAVHSAEIEYAMGNLATNKVYAWKPEDYKVSKIMQSYFANFIKKGNPNGAGLPNWPALKAGSPAQVMHIDVNTRVEPDQSRERYLLLEKISIK; translated from the coding sequence ATGCATTATGTAAACAAATTAGTTTGTGCAGGGCTGCTGGCAGTTTCTTTTCTGTCGGTGGGCGTAGCGCAAACAAAAACCAAAGCTTCGGGTAGTTCGGCTTTGCACCAGGTTAAAACGGCTAATGGTTTGCTCGAAGGAACGGCAGAGAAAAGCGGCATTCAATCATTTAAAGGGGTACCTTTTGCGGCGCCACCTGTAGGCGAATTCCGTTGGCGGGAACCCCAGCCCGTTAAAAATTGGTCAGGTGTGCGGCCAGCCAAGCAGTTTGGCCCCCGGGCCATGCAATTGGCTTTATTTGGCGACATGAATTTCCGGTCGAATGGCATGAACGAAGATTGTTTGTACCTGAACGTTTGGACGCCGGCTAAAACCGGTAAAGAAAAACTACCGGTGCTGGTTTATTATTACGGAGGTGGTTTTGTGGCCGGAGATGGCTCGGAACCTCGTTACGATGGTGAAAGCATGGCGCAGCAAGGAATTGTAGCGGTTACGGTAAATTATAGACTGGGCGTATTCGGCTTTATGTCGCACCCGGAATTAACTAAAGAATCGCCGAACAAAGCGTCCGGCAATTACGGGCTCCTGGACCAAAGTGCTGCTTTGAAATGGGTAAAACAAAATATTGCAGCTTTCGGCGGCGATCCAACTAAAGTTACCATCGCCGGCGAATCGGCGGGCTCCTATTCCGTAAGCGCTCAAATGGCTTCTCCTTTATCTAAAAACTTAATTGCCGGTGCTATTGGCGAAAGTGGTTCCTTGTTGTCGTTGCAACCAACGGCTACTTTAGCCAAGGGCGAAGAAGCCGGGGTAAGTTTTGCTACCAATGTGGGGGCTAATTCTTTAGCAGCTTTACGGGCTTTACCCGCCGAGCAAATTTTAGAAGCAACGGGCAAACCAGGTACTCCCCGCTTTCCGGTTGTAGTAGATGGTTACTTTTTCCCGAAATCACCCAAAGAAATTTTTACTGCCGGTGAACAAGCCAAAGTACCTTTATTAGCCGGTTGGAATTCGGAAGAATCTGGTTACAAGGGAATATTAGGTCAAGAAGCACCTACTCCAGAAAACTACAAAAAAGCTATTGAAAAACTGTACAACGAACAAGCCGCCGAAGTATTAAAAGCCTACCCGGCCACTACCGAGGAAGAAGTACTGGATGCGGCTACCAACTTGGCCAGTGACCGGTTTATCGGGTTTGGCACCTGGAAATGGATTGATGTACATAGCCAAACCAGTGGCAAACCCGTATATCGTTATTTATATTCCCGTCCACGGCCAGAAATGACACCGGAAATGGGCAATGCCGTTGCTGGTTTAGCAGGTGGTGTAATTAAAAACCCAGATGCCGCTCAGAAAGCACCGCCAGCCCGCGGCGCGGTTCACTCCGCCGAAATTGAATACGCGATGGGTAATTTAGCCACCAATAAAGTGTATGCCTGGAAACCGGAAGACTACAAAGTTTCGAAGATCATGCAAAGCTATTTCGCTAATTTTATTAAAAAGGGCAACCCTAACGGTGCTGGCTTACCTAACTGGCCCGCTTTAAAAGCCGGTAGCCCGGCCCAGGTGATGCACATCGATGTAAATACCCGCGTAGAGCCAGACCAAAGCCGGGAACGTTATTTATTACTTGAAAAAATATCCATTAAGTAA
- a CDS encoding Crp/Fnr family transcriptional regulator, with the protein MNEDKSVPLLIQVISSVSLLAPGTIADLQNIIQFKIVKSNTELLKFGQIARGMYFINQGLARVYYQHKDLDVTDYFAIDGQFIGAVPSVFTLQPSRKAIQIVEDSEVSYFWIKDFEECCAQHHDLERAARKLAYFALVEEQDRIEKLRFYSAAERYLELEKKYPGISNRCPLKYIASYLGISQVSLSRIRAGVQ; encoded by the coding sequence ATGAACGAAGATAAATCAGTTCCTTTACTCATTCAGGTAATATCTTCGGTTAGTTTGCTGGCACCAGGTACAATAGCTGATTTACAAAATATCATCCAATTTAAGATTGTAAAAAGTAATACCGAGTTGTTAAAATTCGGGCAAATAGCGCGGGGCATGTATTTTATCAATCAGGGTTTGGCGCGCGTGTATTACCAGCACAAAGATTTAGACGTAACCGATTATTTTGCCATTGATGGTCAATTTATAGGAGCCGTGCCCAGCGTTTTTACGTTACAACCTTCCCGTAAAGCTATTCAGATAGTTGAAGATTCGGAAGTAAGTTATTTTTGGATCAAAGATTTTGAAGAGTGTTGTGCCCAACACCACGATTTAGAAAGAGCCGCCCGCAAATTAGCTTATTTCGCTTTGGTAGAAGAACAAGATCGCATTGAAAAACTTCGTTTTTATTCCGCCGCCGAACGTTACCTGGAATTAGAGAAAAAATACCCGGGAATCAGTAACCGCTGCCCTTTAAAATACATTGCTTCTTATTTAGGTATTTCGCAGGTAAGTTTAAGTCGCATCCGGGCGGGAGTGCAATAA
- a CDS encoding FAD-dependent monooxygenase yields MKVAIIGAGIAGLTTAIALQQAGISCIIYEAAPAIKPLGAGLTLAANAMKALAKLGLVEEILSKGQLLKAFDILDEKGKIITQTNNAVFRSEYGADNFAIHRADLHQVLLSRISPDTVHLNKQILSFEQQQSKVTLHFSDGSTAEADYLLACDGIHSVVRKKVLPEATPRYAGYTCWRAVVNMPHSSQTDALETWGPAGRFGIVPVSKGRIYYFACISVSQPNSNLKNFTISDLIPCFKKYHNPIPEILNQTRNEQLIWNDIYDLKPLRRFAFGNILLLGDAAHATTPNLGQGACQAIEDAVILANLWKQNTRVEDTFAQFEKKRLARTNFVTTQSRRVGEIAQIQNPLLASLRNSVLRVLPASFQERNVKKLLDVQF; encoded by the coding sequence ATGAAAGTAGCCATTATTGGGGCCGGAATTGCCGGTCTTACCACGGCCATTGCCTTACAACAGGCCGGTATTTCCTGCATTATCTACGAAGCAGCTCCGGCAATTAAACCGCTCGGGGCCGGTTTAACCTTAGCCGCAAATGCCATGAAAGCTCTGGCTAAATTAGGTTTAGTAGAAGAAATTTTATCTAAAGGACAGTTACTAAAAGCTTTTGATATTCTGGATGAAAAAGGAAAGATCATCACCCAAACTAATAACGCCGTATTTCGGTCAGAGTACGGTGCCGATAACTTTGCCATTCACCGGGCCGATTTACACCAGGTTTTGCTTTCCCGAATATCACCGGACACTGTACACCTGAATAAACAAATTTTAAGCTTCGAACAACAACAATCAAAGGTAACCTTACATTTTAGCGATGGTAGTACCGCAGAAGCGGATTATCTTTTGGCCTGCGATGGTATTCATTCGGTGGTAAGAAAAAAAGTATTGCCGGAAGCTACTCCCCGTTACGCGGGTTACACTTGCTGGCGAGCCGTAGTAAATATGCCCCATTCATCTCAAACCGATGCCCTGGAAACCTGGGGTCCAGCAGGCCGATTTGGGATAGTACCCGTTTCGAAAGGTAGAATTTATTATTTTGCCTGTATTTCTGTTTCTCAGCCCAACTCTAATTTAAAAAACTTTACAATTTCGGATCTTATACCTTGTTTTAAAAAATACCACAACCCCATACCGGAAATTTTGAATCAAACCCGTAATGAGCAACTAATCTGGAACGACATTTACGATTTAAAACCGCTGCGTCGCTTTGCTTTCGGCAATATTTTACTTTTAGGCGATGCTGCTCATGCTACTACTCCTAACCTTGGCCAGGGGGCTTGCCAAGCCATTGAAGACGCAGTAATACTGGCTAATTTATGGAAGCAAAACACCCGGGTAGAAGATACTTTCGCACAGTTCGAGAAAAAGCGCCTGGCTCGAACAAATTTTGTTACTACTCAATCTCGTCGGGTAGGGGAAATAGCGCAAATTCAAAATCCCTTATTAGCCAGCCTGCGCAATTCAGTGTTACGCGTGCTGCCCGCCAGCTTTCAGGAGAGGAATGTTAAAAAATTGCTGGATGTACAATTCTGA